Below is a window of Candidatus Dependentiae bacterium DNA.
TTATTTTTTGCAAAAGATCGGATGCTATTGTTTCTGAAAACGGTGCGGCGATTTCTCTGCTTGAAGCGTAAAACTGCCGCCAGAGGCGATTGCGCCATATTCTGCAGTATCCGTTATCGATATCAATTTTAGTCCAGATATCTACTTGCGGAAAGGCGGCATGTATTAATGCAGGGTCTTGTTGAGCATTAAGAACGCTTTCAAAATCTTTTGGTTCCGTATCCGGATCAATTTTTATATGTGCTACAAAATCGCCAACATTGCCCACCCACGGACACGATTTCTTTTTATCTGAGCTGTATGCAAATACAAACTGATCGACGTTTGCAATCGCTTCGTTATCGATTAAATAGAGTTTGTGAGTATCTTTTTGAATAATGAGATTGCCAAGATGACGATCATATTGCCCAAAAAGAAACTGAATAATATTCATGTTTTCCCATTCTGCAATTGAAACACTCTTTTTCACATGAAGCGAGTCGGAAATCTGAATACTCTGATCAATCCATTGCGAACAAAAAGAGACGGTATCTTTTCCCTCTGCATTTTTAGATTTTAGCAGTATCGCATGTGGAACTATATCGAGCCCAAAAAAGCGACTTGCATTATACATTGCAATCTCGCCGCACATATACCGTACGCTTTTTGTGAGTTGCTTTTGGACACTTTTATCAATAACTGTTTCACATTTAATAAAGCGTTTAATTTTATTTTGCACCAGATCAGATGTTAGCTTATGTTCAAGTGCGCAGCATTGCATAATCAAGCTATAGAAAGACAAAAAAAATGACGTTTTAAAAACATTATTCATAATAACTATCTTCGTTAAATGATTTTCGTTGAGCGTAAATTCGGGATCGTGTGATTCTTTCACTAACGATAAAATAATTGAATGAAAAAAATCATCTATTTTAAAAGGAGAAGCAATGCTATTGGATCAAAAAACAGAGAAAGCCACATTTGCGGGTGGTTGTTTTTGGTGCATGGTTGCACCATTTGAAAAGCTGCCAGGTGTGATTTCTGTTGTTGCAGGATATGCAGGCGGAAAAGAAGAAAATCCAACGTATCAGGATTATGCAAAAAAAGGATACGTTGAAGCGATCGAAGTTGAGTATGATGCGCAGAAAATAAATTATTCAGCATTGCTTGATACCTTTTGGCGGCAAATAGATCCGACCGACTCTGGCGGGCAATTTGCAGATAGAGGGCCGCATTATAGAACGGTGATTTTTTATCGTACTCCAGAACAAAAAAAAGAGGCTGAGCTTTCAAAGAATCAACTTGCAGCTTCACACACATTTGAAAATAAAATTGCTACCGAAATTATTCCGTTTACCAATTTTTATCTTGCCGAGCAGTATCACCAGCAGTTTTACAAAAAAAATCCTGAGCGTTATAAAATGTATGCGCAAAATTCCGGGCGCGAACAATTTTTAAAAAATGTTTGGAATGAAAAACAGGATGAATTGCAAAAAAAATTAACGCCATTGCAATTCGATGTTATTAAATGCGGTGGTACCGAGCCTGCGTTCAATAACGAATATTGGAATAATAAAGAACCGGGCATTTATGTCGATCGTATTTCTGGTGAACCACTGTTTAGCTCTCTTGATAAATATGATTCAGGAACCGGATGGCCGAGTTTTAGCAAACCACTTGAATCGGATAACGTTCGTGAGCGAGACGATAATTCATTATCCCTGCCGCGGCGAGAAGTTGTGAGCGCCAAAGGTGAGTCGCATCTTGGCCACGTTTTTCCGGACGGCCCGCAACCAACCGGTTTGCGTTATTGTATGAACTCTGCTGCGCTTCGCTTCATTCCAGTAAAAGATCTTGAAAAAGAAGGGTACGGCATGTATCTTTCTCTATTTAGATGATTGGCTCTAGCAAAAAGCCGTATGCAAAATGATAAATCTTAAATATATTTATTGGGAGCTTTTATGAAGAGAATATTTTTTCTTTCTTTGATGTTGAACTTGAAGGTGTTTTGTGATGAATCTCACACCAGAATTAACGAATTCTCATTTGTTTTAAAGCCTTCATTAATTGCGGGCGTTGGTATCTTTGCTGCTCATGATATTGCCAAGGGAACAAAAATAGTTTTCTTTCCTGAAGGTTATCAGCATCGAATGCTACCCAAAAAAGATATTCCAGAAGAGTTTTTGAAATATTGCGTTGCAAAAACGGAAGAAGTATGGGTAGCTCCACATAAATTTGATCATATGGAAATAGCTTGGTATTTAAACCATTCTGTAGATCCTAATATCAAACGAGCTGAGCCAGGAAGTTGTTATAGCTTAAGAGATATCCAAAAGGGCGAAGAAATTCTTATTAACTATAATGATTTTAATGAGCCAGAAAATACAAAAGAAGAATATTTTAAGCCAAAATAGTGACCGTGTTCACTTTAATACCTGATAAAATCGAAATAGTTCAGAAGGGGTTTAATGAAAAGAACGATTTTTTTAGTGGGTATGGTTTTTAGTTTTTTATTTCCGAGCGTCGTTTATTGCCTGCAGTTAGATGACGCAGAAAAAAAGAAAATAGACGTAGAGTTATTGTGTTGGGCACAAGGGTATAGAAAAGCACCTACCGCTCTATTCATACAGATTCCGATAATTGGTACTTTTGAAGAATTAAAAGTATTTATTGCTCATAAGATTGGGGTTATAAAGGCGAATGAAATAACAGTGAATTGTGAAAACGAAAAAATTGATAATCCCAAGCTCATCGATTGTTTGGGACTGTGGGCCCTCCGCGAAAAGGATTCCATCAAAGTAGTGAAAGGTATTCGTACGGTAGATCTTACTAAACTTCCTAAGATCCATGTATATAGTAAAAACTGAATCGAAGTTAAAACCTTAATTTGTACCTCTTTTAAAAAAAGGAATCTATAATGAAAAGACTTTGTTTAATCATAGTTATTATGATTGCGCCATTTTTGCTTATTGGTTGTGGGCAACCAACGAAAATTGAACAAAAAACTAGTAATCAACACGAAGGGAATATGCAGATGAGTCGAACAAAAACCCCATCAGGATTAGAGTACGAAATTATAAAAGAGGGAACCGGAGCATCGCCTGTAACAGGAAAAAAGGTTACAGTTCATTATACCGGATGGCTTGATGACAACGGTAAACCAGGCACTAAGTTTGATAGCAGTGTTGATCGTGGTGAACCATTTGTATTTGTCATCGGTGTTGGCTATGTGATCGCAGGTTGGGATGAGGGAGTTGAATCAATGAAAGTTGGCGAAAAGCGCCGCTTATTTATTCCCTCTAAATTAGGTTACGGAGCTCGCGGTGCTGGAAGATCAATTCCGCCGCATGCTGATTTAATTTTTGATGTTGAACTTATCAGCGTTGGATAAAATAAAAAAAGAGAAGGCAGGAAATTTTAGCCTGCTTTCTCTTTTTTTCGGTTAGCATTGATCTTTATTTTAAATTATTAACAATCGTTGTTATTCCATCCCATGCGGGCGTATCAAGCCCAAGTTCCCAAATCATCGCGCCGCCGTAATTATGCTGCTTAATATAATTACATTTAAGTGCAATAGATTCTTCATCATCGTACGTAATAAATTCATGGTTATTAAGATTGAAGAGATATGGCGCTTGTGCCTGATTTTCTTTAAAGCGTGTATAAGTTCCCAAAAGATTTTTTTTGATATCTGAGAAAAATCTATACCCAGCTTCTTCAGTTGTTCCAGTTCCCGCGCCATTGAATGGAGCATAAAGACCATCGGTCGTAGAATTTACGTTTGCGTACGAGCGCCCGTAAAGCGGGATTCCCATAACTATTTTTTCAGGTGGAACTCCTTGAGACTCATAATATGAAACCGCATCGCTTGCGTTGAATTTTGGCTCACCTTGTACTGGTTGATAAAGCGGTGCATGGTGGCCCGTTTTTGTATCCCACGATCCTGCAAAGTCGTAACACATTATGTTAATCCAATCTAAATAATTATGGATTTTGCTCACCTCAATATCTTGATAGTGATTTGGGCCAGCTGGCGCTGCAATGGTTACAAGCAGTTGCGGTGAATGAGCTTTAGCAGCTTGGTATAATTCTTTCAAAAGCTGTGTGAAGTTTTGTGTGTCTTGCGCTTGGCCATTGTGTTCAGCAAAGTTTGGATATTCCCAATCGATATCTATGCCATCAAAATTATACTGATCGCACATTGCAATACATTGGCTTACAAAATTAGCGCGCGCTTGTGCATTGGCTGCCATTTGAGAGAAATTATCTGAAAGCGTCCAGCCACCGACAGAAATTAACGTTTTTAAATGCGGATATTTTTGCTTGAGATCGTAAATCTGTCTAAAATTTCCCCAATATGGTTTTTCTACATTCCAATTATCGCGGTATTCAACATCGGCCCAAGAATCAAAGAGAGCGACGTTTCCTGCAACATCATGTTTAAGGAATGCATAATTAAGATGCGTAATTAACGAAGCATTTATATTTTGTGGATAGAAGGCGGGAGTTCTATAGATCGACCAGTTTGCATAATAACCCACTATTTTTTTTGGTTGCGAAGTCGCAGGTTGGTTAACTTGCGTGCTCGCGATATTGCTTGGTTGGCTGACCACTCCCGATGCAGTTGCTTTTACGCGATAATAATAAGTGCCATTTGATTTTCCAGAAACCATGAATGAAGTTGCTGCACCATTAAAAACAATCACGCTTGGAGAAAAACTGTTGGTTGATGATTCTTCTAATTGATACGTTTGTGCGCCTGCGACTGCGTTCCATGTAATAGAATAACTATTAGCGCCATTGGTGTTTTGAATTGCATTCAGAACAGGAGCATCAAGCGTTTGCGGTGCTTGAACATTGATGGTGACGCTTGCAGTAGTGCTTGCGCTGCTTTTTCCCGAAGCATTAGATGCAGAAACGCGATAATAATAAGTGCCGTTAGGTTGATTTTGAAAAGCCTTTGAAAGTGCAGATCCTTGATATGCAATGCTTACATTGGCAAAAGTTGCTGAAGATGATTGTTCTAAAATATATTGGGTTGCGTTTGCAACGCTGTGCCAATTTACAGAATAATTTGCACCGGATGCAGTTATCGGATCTAAAACAGGTGCCGCAGGAATTGGTAGTGGAATTGAGCAAAGAGATGGATCTATGGTCGCGATCGCTACGAGATTAGAAATTCCTGGAGCAATAGTTCCTGTTTTATTAATAACCATTCCTACCGTTATTGAAGCGCCTGGCGCTATTGTGCCACCGCCGGCCCATGCAGGATTTTTTATCGTTACCGTACTTCCAGAAACGGAAGAAATCGCATTCCAAATGCTGCTAAGTGAATGCCCCGTTGGCAATTGAAGTGTTGCGCTCCACGATGAAGATGGCTGCGTTCCATTATTGCTGAGCGTTACGCTTATTTGATAACCACCTTGCCACGAAGAATCTACAACATATTGCGCACCTAAATTGAACGAACAAGGATTTGTAGGCGCAGGCGGTGTAGTTATCTTAGGAGTTCCTTGCGATGAGAGTGCTAAAATCGCTGGCGTCGTTTGGGATGGATTGCTTATTGCAAGAGCTACTACCACGCTTTGTTGAGGATCGAGTGAACCATTATCAGTAAGATTAGTAAGCTTAACATGCTGGCCAGTTAATTGGCTGTTAGCATTCCATGCACATCCTAGCTTCTGCCCTGCTGGAATATCAAAATCTGCTGACCAAGCGGTTAATGGAGTACTCAAATCATTGGTAAGAATTATGTGAGCATTGTAGCCGTTCGCCCAACTTGCATCTACAGTGAATGCGCTGGTAATAGGAGAGTCTGCTATCACCGGCATTGCTTGCCACATAACTGTTAGAAATAGTAAAAATATTTTTTTTGTTATTATTTTTCCCATGCACTTCCTTTTTCTTAATATTTTTATTTCGTGTTTGAAGATAGCAAGATGTTTATTCTTTGAGTCAATAAAACTAAATAATTGATTCTTTTCAGAATGGATATTGCTTTTTTTAATAATAATATTTTATTGTTTCAGCACACTCATTAAAAAATTCGTTCATAATGTAGGCCAAAAAAAGGATTTATATGCGTAAAACTAAATTATTTATAGTATTACTTTTAATATCTTCGAGCCTGTTGATAGGCGCGGATCAAGATTGTTGTACTAATGGTCCACTTGTCAAACCATTTTCACTTACCATAAGGGCCGGTGTTGCGCCTTCGATTTTTTCTGATCGTGGCACGGTGAATGCTGTTGTTTGTCCGTTTACTACGCCGTTCTTTCAGGTTTCTGAAGGGCAAAAGTTTGGACAGGTTTGGCATAACTATCCTCTAAATATAGGCATTGATTTGGCATTTGCTTTAGCAAATAATGTTGAACTCTTTGGCGAGTTTAATTATCGGCGTGCATCACCAACTAATCAGTCGTTTACAGGAGTATCTCCTGCTGGCGCTTTCGGTGAGATCTTTTTGAATTTAAATCACTTCCAGGAATTTGGTGGGTATGTAGGTTTTAGATATTTTTTCAACCGTGTTTTTTGCGATAGATGCGCCTTCTTCCTGGGTTCAAAATTTGGATTAGTCAATTATACGGAAGTGAAATCACAACCTGTGCGGATAGTGCGCGCTATTGACGGAGCCGAATTAACACAAGATTCGATCTGGTATGAATCTAATAATGCCGTAAGCGGTGGCTTGCAAGTTGGATTTGATTATTTGTTTTGCGATTCAATATCGTTGTTTTTTAATGCTGAAATAGTTGCTTCAGCTGCCCCAAAGCCGTTGTTTAATTTTGCTGTCGAGAATCTGGCGATTTTTACTAATTTTAATAATCTTATTCGTGAGTCTCAAGGGACGCTTCTTTCGTTCCCGGTAAATACTGGATTTAGATTTTATTTTGGATGAACTATTAAAA
It encodes the following:
- the msrB gene encoding peptide-methionine (R)-S-oxide reductase MsrB, producing MLLDQKTEKATFAGGCFWCMVAPFEKLPGVISVVAGYAGGKEENPTYQDYAKKGYVEAIEVEYDAQKINYSALLDTFWRQIDPTDSGGQFADRGPHYRTVIFYRTPEQKKEAELSKNQLAASHTFENKIATEIIPFTNFYLAEQYHQQFYKKNPERYKMYAQNSGREQFLKNVWNEKQDELQKKLTPLQFDVIKCGGTEPAFNNEYWNNKEPGIYVDRISGEPLFSSLDKYDSGTGWPSFSKPLESDNVRERDDNSLSLPRREVVSAKGESHLGHVFPDGPQPTGLRYCMNSAALRFIPVKDLEKEGYGMYLSLFR
- a CDS encoding SET domain-containing protein: MKRIFFLSLMLNLKVFCDESHTRINEFSFVLKPSLIAGVGIFAAHDIAKGTKIVFFPEGYQHRMLPKKDIPEEFLKYCVAKTEEVWVAPHKFDHMEIAWYLNHSVDPNIKRAEPGSCYSLRDIQKGEEILINYNDFNEPENTKEEYFKPK
- a CDS encoding FKBP-type peptidyl-prolyl cis-trans isomerase, translating into MKRLCLIIVIMIAPFLLIGCGQPTKIEQKTSNQHEGNMQMSRTKTPSGLEYEIIKEGTGASPVTGKKVTVHYTGWLDDNGKPGTKFDSSVDRGEPFVFVIGVGYVIAGWDEGVESMKVGEKRRLFIPSKLGYGARGAGRSIPPHADLIFDVELISVG
- a CDS encoding cellulose binding domain-containing protein translates to MGKIITKKIFLLFLTVMWQAMPVIADSPITSAFTVDASWANGYNAHIILTNDLSTPLTAWSADFDIPAGQKLGCAWNANSQLTGQHVKLTNLTDNGSLDPQQSVVVALAISNPSQTTPAILALSSQGTPKITTPPAPTNPCSFNLGAQYVVDSSWQGGYQISVTLSNNGTQPSSSWSATLQLPTGHSLSSIWNAISSVSGSTVTIKNPAWAGGGTIAPGASITVGMVINKTGTIAPGISNLVAIATIDPSLCSIPLPIPAAPVLDPITASGANYSVNWHSVANATQYILEQSSSATFANVSIAYQGSALSKAFQNQPNGTYYYRVSASNASGKSSASTTASVTINVQAPQTLDAPVLNAIQNTNGANSYSITWNAVAGAQTYQLEESSTNSFSPSVIVFNGAATSFMVSGKSNGTYYYRVKATASGVVSQPSNIASTQVNQPATSQPKKIVGYYANWSIYRTPAFYPQNINASLITHLNYAFLKHDVAGNVALFDSWADVEYRDNWNVEKPYWGNFRQIYDLKQKYPHLKTLISVGGWTLSDNFSQMAANAQARANFVSQCIAMCDQYNFDGIDIDWEYPNFAEHNGQAQDTQNFTQLLKELYQAAKAHSPQLLVTIAAPAGPNHYQDIEVSKIHNYLDWINIMCYDFAGSWDTKTGHHAPLYQPVQGEPKFNASDAVSYYESQGVPPEKIVMGIPLYGRSYANVNSTTDGLYAPFNGAGTGTTEEAGYRFFSDIKKNLLGTYTRFKENQAQAPYLFNLNNHEFITYDDEESIALKCNYIKQHNYGGAMIWELGLDTPAWDGITTIVNNLK